In a single window of the Papaver somniferum cultivar HN1 chromosome 8, ASM357369v1, whole genome shotgun sequence genome:
- the LOC113302950 gene encoding alpha/beta hydrolase domain-containing protein 17B-like, giving the protein MGGVTSSMAAKFAFFPPNPPSYKVVVDETTGKLTITGVPKKDNVNADVLRIPTKRGNEVIAVYVKNPLAKLTLLYSHGNAADLGQMYELFVDLSLHLCVNLMGYDYSGYGQSSGKPSEQNTYADIEATYRFLEENYGTKEEDVILYGQSVGSGPTLDLATRLRRLRAVVLHSPILSGLRVIYPVKKTYWFDIYKNIEKIPLVVCPVLVIHGTADDVVDFSHGKKLWEKCKEKYEPLWLKGGSHCNLEIYPEYIKHLKKFMSAIEKVSHLKIESGHHSQHSQEQSEPPRNSVDHREKPRLSMDLRQKSWSSVDQREKSRLSVDQREKSRLNVDQREKSRASVDCKEKSRSSTDRREKSRESVDLPDKARTSTDQPDKARNSIDRFGNMMRSVASCNIDCLKHTVSEA; this is encoded by the exons ATGGGTGGAGTAACCTCATCCATGGCAGCTAAATTCGCTTTCTTTCCACCGAACCCCCCTTCATATAAAGTCGTTGTTGATGAAACTACTGGAAAATTAACAATCACCGGTGTTCCTAAAAAAGATAATGTTAATGCTGATGTTTTAAGGATACCAACTAAGAGAGGAAATGAAGTAATTGCAGTTTATGTAAAGAACCCGTTAGCAAAACTTACATTATTATATTCTCATGGTAACGCAGCTGATTTAGGTCAAATGTATGAGCTCTTTGTAGATCTTAGTCTTCATCTATGTGTTAACTTGATGGG GTATGATTATTCTGGTTATGGGCAGTCTTCTGGAAAG CCTAGTGAACAAAACACGTATGCGGACATTGAAGCTACCTATAGATTCCTTGAAGAAAACTACGGGACAAAGGAGGAAGATGTTATACTCTATGGGCAATCAGTTGGTAGCGGTCCAACTTTGGATTTGGCAACTAGGTTACGTCGGCTGAGAGCTGTTGTTCTTCACAGTCCAATCCTTTCTGGACTTCGAGTCATTTACCCAGTCAAAAAAACCTATTGGTTTGACATATATAAG AACATTGAAAAAATTCCTCTAGTAGTTTGCCCTGTCTTGGTGATTCAT GGAACTGCAGATGACGTTGTCGACTTCTCACATGGTAAGAAGTTGTGGGAGAAATGTAAAGAGAAGTATGAGCCTCTATGGCTTAAAGGAGGCAGCCATTGTAACTTAGAAATCTACCCTGAGTACATAAAGCATCTCAAGAAGTTTATGTCAGCAATCGAAAAAGTTTCTCATCTCAAAATAGAGTCTGGGCATCATAGTCAACATAGTCAAGAACAGTCAGAGCCTCCACGAAACAGCGTAGACCATAGAGAAAAGCCTAGATTGAGCATGGACCTGAGACAAAAATCGTGGTCTAGTGTAGACCAAAGAGAGAAGTCTAGGTTGAGCGTGGACCAGAGGGAGAAGTCTAGGTTAAATGTGGACCAAAGAGAGAAATCTAGGGCGAGCGTTGATTGTAAAGAGAAGTCAAGATCCAGCACTGACAGGAGAGAGAAATCAAGAGAGAGTGTTGATCTACCTGATAAGGCAAGGACCAGCACTGACCAACCAGACAAAGCAAGGAACAGCATTGACCG CTTTGGAAATATGATGAGATCAGTTGCATCCTGCAATATCGATTGTTTGAAGCACACAGTTTCGGAGGCCTGA